From a region of the Nyctibius grandis isolate bNycGra1 chromosome 10, bNycGra1.pri, whole genome shotgun sequence genome:
- the GFPT2 gene encoding glutamine--fructose-6-phosphate aminotransferase [isomerizing] 2 — MCGIFAYLNYRVPRTRKEIFETLIKGLQRLEYRGYDSAGVAVDGNNNEDKERFIKLVKKRGKVKALEEELYKQDDLDSKADFETHFGIAHTRWATHGVPSAINSHPQRSDKRNEFVVIHNGIITNYKDLRKFLESKGYEFESETDTETIPKLIKYMYDNRESEDTSFSALVERVIQQLEGAFALVFKSIHYPGEAVATRRGSPLLIGVRSKYKLSTEQIPVLYRTCNIENVKNMCNSRMKRLDSSTCLHAVGDKAVEFFFASDASAIIEHTNRVIFLEDDDIAAVTDGKLSIHRLERSASDDPSRAIQTLQMELQQIMKGNFSAFMQKEIFEQPESVVNTMRGRVNFESSTVLLGGLKDHLKEIRRCRRLIIIGCGTSYHAAVATRQVLEELTELPVMVELASDFLDRNTPVFRDDVCFFISQSGETADTLMALRYCKERRALTVGITNTVGSSISRETDCGVHINAGPEIGVASTKAYTSQFVSLVMFGLMMSEDRISLQKRRQEIISGLKSLPEMIKEVLSLDEKIHDLALELYKQRSLLVMGRGYNYATCLEGALKIKEITYMHSEGILAGELKHGPLALIDKQMPVIMVIMKDPCFTKCQNALQQVTARQGRPIILCSKEDTESSKFAYKTIELPHTVDCLQGVLSVIPLQLLSFHLAVLRGYDVDFPRNLAKSVTVE; from the exons ATGTGCG GAATTTTTGCTTATCTAAACTACAGAGTGCCTCGGACTcgaaaggaaatatttgaaaccctgataaaaggattacagagaCTGGAATACAGAGGATATGACTCTGCAG GAGTGGCAGTTGATGGAAACAATAATGAAGATAAAGAAAGGTTCATTAAATTAGttaagaaaagaggaaaagtaaagGCCCTGGAAGAAGAGTTGTACA AACAAGATGACCTGGATTCAAAGGCAgattttgaaacacattttgGAATTGCTCATACTCGCTGGGCGACCCACGGAGTACCAAGTGCAATAAACAGTCACCCTCAGAGATCAGATAAAAGGAACG aatTCGTTGTTATCCATAACGGAATCATCACAAATTATAAGGACCTGAGAAAATTTCTG GAGAGCAAAGGCTATGAATTCGAATCTGAAACAGATACAGAAACGATCCCCAAACTGATCAAATACATGTATGACAACAGAGAGAGTGAGGACACCAGTTTTTCAGCCTTGGTAGAAAGAGTTATTCAACAGTTG GAAGGTGCTTTTGCACTGGTTTTTAAGAGCATCCATTACCCAGGTGAAGCTGTTGCTACCAG GAGAGGGAGTCCTTTGCTCATTGGTGTTAGAAGCAAGTACAAGCTCTCCACTGAACAGATTCCTGTTTTATATAGAACAT GCAACATTGAGAATGTGAAGAACATGTGCAATTCACGAATGAAAAGACTGGACAGCTCTACCTGCCTTCATGCTGTTGGGGATAAGGCAGTAGAATTCTTCTTTGCTTCAGATGCAAG tGCTATCATTGAGCACACCAACAGAGTAATTTTCTTAGAAGATGACGACATTGCAGCAGTAACTGACGGGAAGCTTTCAATTCACCGTCTGGAGCGTTCAGCTAGTGATGATCCTTCCCGGGCCATCCAAACCTTGCAGATGGAATTGCAGCAAATCATGAAGG GTAACTTCAGTGCATTcatgcaaaaggaaatttttgAACAACCAGAATCAGTTGTCAATACGATGAGAGGCAGGGTGAATTTTGAGAGCAGCACAG TTCTGCTGGGGGGCCTGAAGGatcatttgaaagaaatcagaagatgCCGAAGGCTGATCATTATTGGCTGTGGGACCAGTTACCACGCTGCAGTAGCT ACTCGACAAGTATTGGAAGAATTAACTGAATTACCAGTGATGGTGGAACTTGCTAGTGACTTCCTGGATAGAAACACACCCGTATTCAGAGATGATGTGTGCTTTTTTATAAGTCAGTCAG GTGAAACTGCAGATACGCTTATGGCCTTGAGGTATTGTAAAGAGCGTCGTGCTCTAACAGTTGGCATCACTAACACAGTCGGAAGCTCAATATCCAGGGAGACGGACTGTGGTGTACATATCAATGCAGGACCTGAGATAGGTGTGGCAAGCACAAAG GCTTATACCAGCCAATTTGTGTCTCTTGTAATGTTTGGCCTAATGATGTCTGAAGACAGAATTTCCTTGCAGAAAAGGAGACAGGAAATCATTAGTGGACTAAAATCATTGCCAG AAATGATTAAAGAAGTCCTGTCCTTGGATGAGAAGATACATGATTTGGCTCTTGAACTGTACAAACAAAGATCACTGCTGGTTATGGGCCGTGGGTATAATTATGCCACTTGTCTGGAAGGAGCTCTG aaaataaaagaaatcaccTATATGCACTCTGAAGGTATCCTGGCTGGTGAGCTGAAACACGGGCCATTAGCCCTCATAGATAAACAAATGCCTGTTATCATGGTGATAATGAAGGATCCTTGTTTCACCAAGTGCCAGAATGCTCTGCAACAGGTCACTGCTCGGCAG ggacGTCCAATCATTCTGTGTTCTAAAGAAGACACAGAAAGCTCAAAATTTGCCTACAAAACCATTGAGCTGCCTCATACAGTTGACTGCCTTCAAGGAGTCTTGAGTGTTATTCCTCTCCAGTTGCTTTCATTCCACCTGGCTGTTCTCAGAGGATACGAC GTGGACTTTCCAAGAAATTTGGCCAAATCTGTTACTGTAGAATAA